A part of Ziziphus jujuba cultivar Dongzao chromosome 8, ASM3175591v1 genomic DNA contains:
- the LOC107413571 gene encoding probable membrane-associated kinase regulator 4 produces the protein MALDYLSPYDHAEDDYIDMEVSSFSTFLCHSRSSPHQNPREFEFQMSSTSLEREPTTSPADELFYKGKLLPLHLPPRLQMVEKLLQNTNISPNYDHIRKLDNNTTFEEFYSTPLATNTATTPTSSTPFESCNISPSESCRVSRELNPEEYMYEYNYSAELSSFIDDNNPKKSWTKKLKHSALGSKLKASRAYLKSWFGKSGCSNESSTAPVATNEGSLSKPTKDCSSKYLKGIEKNPLGQIQNEKYQTATSSSSVTRSFNKEKMNEDGVGRHRRSFSVSIKRHSTNKSSSSSSSSSSSGSSTSSSCSYNNNSLGVHELQFLKRCSSANSEIESPIQGAIAHCKESQQLFRSRKTVSEVGYLSFSSSRLGVCEDQERPDVCRG, from the coding sequence ATGGCCTTAGACTATCTATCACCATATGATCATGCTGAAGATGACTACATAGACATGGAAGTGAGCTCCTTCTCCACTTTCCTCTGCCATTCAAGAAGCTCTCCACACCAAAACCCAAGAGAGTTTGAGTTCCAAATGTCTTCCACTTCTTTAGAAAGAGAGCCAACAACTTCTCCTGCTGATGAGCTTTTCTACAAAGGAAAGCTTCTTCCTCTTCATCTCCCTCCTCGACTTCAAATGGTCGAAAAACTACTCCAAAATACTAATATCTCTCCCAATTATGATCATATCAGAAAATTAGACAACAACACTACTTTTGAAGAATTCTATAGCACCCCATTAGCCACTAACACTGCTACAACTCCAACTAGTAGTACTCCATTTGAGTCCTGCAACATTTCACCCTCTGAATCTTGTAGAGTTAGCAGAGAACTCAATCCAGAAGAGTATATGTATGAGTACAATTATTCCGCAGAATTGAGTTCCTTCATCGATGATAATAATCCCAAGAAATCTTGGACCAAAAAGCTCAAGCATTCTGCACTTGGTTCTAAGCTCAAGGCTTCAAGGGCTTATCTCAAATCTTGGTTTGGTAAGTCTGGTTGTTCCAACGAGTCCAGCACTGCACCGGTGGCTACTAatgaaggatcattgtcgaaacctacAAAAGATTGTTCGAGTAAATATCTAAAGGGTATTGAGAAAAACCCATTGGGACAAATTCAGAATGAGAAATATCAAACAGCCACATCAAGTAGTTCTGTCACGAGGAGCTTCAACAAGGAGAAAATGAATGAGGATGGTGTTGGTCGACATAGGAGATCATTTTCGGTGTCCATCAAACGACATTCGACGAACAaatcttcatcatcttcatcatcgtcatcatcttCTGGATCATCCACTTCATCTTCATGTTCTTATAATAACAACTCTCTTGGGGTTCATGAACTGCAGTTTCTCAAGAGATGTAGCAGTGCAAATTCTGAGATTGAGAGTCCAATCCAAGGAGCAATTGCACATTGCAAAGAGTCTCAGCAGCTTTTCCGTTCAAGAAAGACTGTAAGTGAAGTTGGGTATTTATCATTTTCAAGTTCCAGACTTGGAGTTTGTGAGGATCAAGAAAGACCAGACGTTTGCAGGGGatga
- the LOC107413570 gene encoding uncharacterized protein LOC107413570 — protein sequence MSWIRSAMNKAVEVGNKNNLTRTVKNYADSVVHHAGQAVAEGAKIIQDRIGARNFRSVKQTVKRLEDAAVSCRGIERAQLLRRWLVVLKEIEKVSQNSFEDMPKTPDQHPPSDDSKDSPRKPSMALYYDADVGGEPMNFREVFLHSQALEAMTLSMILEAPNEEEVSLLLEMFELCLTGGKEVHNAIVSSIQDLAKAFSGYQDEVLVKREELLQFAQGAITGLKINADIGRIDAEAYNLKRKLVDMTSSPKPSNEGQEKASEGTTSETIKALKEALAQIRVCSRLEGLLLKKKFLNTGDSPDVHAQKVDKLKVLSASLASSSVKSEKRISEHRLQKEEAIKVRVAKADEVSEREKELASEIAELEKERDSLEAQLKKVNISLAAANARLRNTREERDQFDEANNQIVVHLKTKEDEVLKSIASCKVEADVLSTWTNFLEDTWVLQCSYAEMKEKQVNDELEKHVDYFVNLVTQLLTAYKENLGPSIGRISKFVENLKKLSEGSETTSSADNEDSKLLNPRKNLEEEYLDYEAKIITTFSVVDNMKEQFYAEQAKISRKDDPKIKELFNDIEKLRQEFESVERPILELETPTPKAENNPKSETPSPKAESPSGGKLQSGPSHLQKDDKGAHVVETGKHPKLLTGKKEQTIDPEAELAKLESEFGKDGRDYTTEEIGDWEFDELERELRSGN from the exons atgtcGTGGATAAGATCGGCCATGAACAAAGCGGTGGAGGTTGGGAACAAGAACAACCTCACTCGCACTGTCAAGAACTACGCCGATTCCGTTGTCCACCATGCCGGTCAAGCCGTAGCTGAGGGTGCCAAAATCATTCAAGATCGCAta GGTGCTCGGAATTTCAGAAGTGTTAAGCAGACTGTAAAAAGATTGGAAGATGCAGCAGTCTCTTGTAGGGGCATTGAAAGAGCTCAGTTGCTAAGACGATGGTTGGTTGTGCTTAAAGAGATAGAGAAAGTGTCTCAAAATTCCTTTGAAGATATGCCAAAAACCCCTGATCAACATCCTCCTTCTGATGATTCTAAGGATAGTCCTAGAAAGCCATCCATG GCTTTGTATTATGACGCTGATGTGGGTGGTGAACCAATGAATTTCCGTGAAGTTTTCCTTCACAGTCAGGCTCTAGAAGCCATGACGTTGTCTATG ATTCTTGAAGCACCAAATGAAGAAGAAGTTTCTCTGCTACTGGAAATGTTTGA GCTGTGTCTTACTGGGGGAAAAGAAGTTCATAATGCAATTGTGAGCAGTATACAAGATCTGGCAAAAGCTTTTTCCGGCTACCAAGATGAAGTGTTG GTGAAACGGGAGGAATTGCTTCAATTTGCACAGGGGGCCATTACTGGGCTGAAAATTAATGCTGATATTGGAAG AATAGATGCTGAAGCATATAATTTAAAGAGAAAGCTGGTGGACATGACATCTTCCCCGAAGCCTTCAAATGAAGGTCAAGAGAAAGCTTCAGAAGGAACAACATCAGAAACAATAAAG GCATTGAAAGAAGCACTTGCACAGATTCGAGTTTGTTCCAGATTGGAAGGGCTTTTACTAAAGAAGAAATTTCTGAATACTGGAGACTCTCCTGATGTCCATGCTCAAAAG GTTGATAAGTTGAAGGTCTTGTCAGCATCTCTTGCTAGTTCCTCTGTGAAATCCGAAAAGCGTATTTCAGAGCACag ATTACAAAAAGAGGAGGCAATAAAGGTTCGTGTTGCCAAGGCTGATGAAGTGAGTGAAAGAGAAAAG GAATTAGCATCTGAGATTGCAGAGCTTGAAAAGGAAAGAGATAGCCTTGAAGCGCAATTGAAAAAG GTTAATATCTCCTTGGCTGCAGCTAATGCTCGTCTTCGCAATACCAGAGAAGAGAGGGACCAGTTTGATGAAGCAAACAATCAGATTGTTGTCCACTTGAAAACAAAG GAAGATGAGGTATTAAAATCCATTGCATCATGTAAAGTAGAAGCAGATGTTTTGAGCACATGGACTAATTTTCTGGAGGATACTTGGGTTCTTCAATGCTCATATGCAGAAATGAAAGAGAAGCAAGTCAA TGATGAATTGGAGAAACATGTGGACTATTTTGTGAACTTGGTCACTCAACTTCTCACTGCTTACAAG GAAAACTTGGGGCCGTCCATTGGTCGTATTTCAAAGTTTGTTGAAAACCTGAAGAAATTGAGTGAGGG GTCAGAGACAACATCTAGCGCTGATAACGAGGATTCCAAATTATTAAATCCAAGGAAAAATCTCGAGGAGGAATATTTGGATTATGAAGCCAAG aTAATTACCACCTTCAGTGTGGTGGATAACATGAAAGAGCAGTTCTACGCTGAACAAGCTAAAATTTCCAG GAAAGATGATCCAAAGATTAAGGAGCTGTTCAATGACATTGAGAAGTTAAGACAGGAATTTGAATCTGTTGAGAGACCAATTTTAGAATTGGAGACTCCAACCCCAAAGGCAGAGAACAACCCAAAGTCTGAAACTCCATCCCCAAAAGCAGAATCTCCATCTGGTGGAAAGCTCCAGAGTGGTCCATCCCATCTTCAAAAGGATGATAAAGGAGCACATGTAGTTGAGACAGGTAAGCATCCCAAGTTACTTACAGGCAAGAAAGAACAGACGATAGACCCTGAAGCAGAACTAGCAAAGCTGGAGTCGGAGTTTGGCAAGGATGGTCGAGACTACACGACGGAGGAGATTGGCGACTGGGAGTTTGATGAGCTTGAGAGGGAGTTACGATCTGGTAATTAA